Genomic window (Alligator mississippiensis isolate rAllMis1 chromosome 4, rAllMis1, whole genome shotgun sequence):
GTTTGTGGGCTTGTctgatgttttaaaattatttttccaggaAGGAATCATGTTTAAAAAAGATAAATTGAAAAAGTAAAAGTAAGTTAAAATGAATGAAAGGCTGCTTACCTTAGATACCTTAGGTAGCCCTAGCTGATGATAGGGATGTTATAGAGTGCATATTAGAAAACAGTGATATAACTTACTCAACAAATAGGTCTTTGAAATGTGAGGAAAGAACAACTTCTTATTGTAATTCCTCTTCTCGTTTTTAGGAGACGTAAAGACAGGCATGAAGCCAGTGGATTTTCAAGAAGACCAGATCCAGATTCTGATGAAGATGAAGACTAtgaaagggagagaaggaaaagaagtaaGAGGGAGAAGGATTTGTCTAAACTcttttctttgggtaaatcaaaGGCTTTGCAGTCCGGCTCTGTGTTCTTGTGCCAGCTGCCTTTCTTTTACCGTATTCAAGAAGTCCGGTTCCCCTTGGAGCTCTAGAATACATTGGTCACTTATTATGAAGCGGCTGCTTTAGTAAtaaaacttcttttcttttcttcacagggggaggggggaaactacAACCTAAGTACCTGTGAAACACCCTTTTTACACTAGTTTGTAGATTTCTAAATGTAAATTCCAGTGAAGAGGAGAAATGAGATCATTGTCAGGGctcatttttaaaattaagcttAACGACTGTAACGATCACTTTTACTTCTTAAACCTTTGGGATCTAAATGGTAAAATTTGTATCCGTGGTTAGATGTGTGTCGACAAAGTAGCAAATTAAACCTCAGCTGTTCTGAATTACGGTAGCGAATTTACAGTGGATAATCCAGACGTATGTGTAACAAATTGATAATTTATGCCTTTTATGTTTAGAACTACTTTGCTGTTAAGGATTTCATAGCTTTAAAGCTCTTCTTTTTCCTATCCCTGTCtgaatttttttggcaaaaaaaagtgttttgtcaGCTTCATTACTGCCAATTAACCTTAGAGTAAATATAGATTTTAATAAAGTTAGGATACCAGTTAATTGATGGTTTTGTTAATGACAGATACCAATTATCTGCACTCAGATTTCCAGtcagtttgtttttatttttgctttggaGCTTATTCTTTTATTAAcaatgagagaaaaaaatgtgAGCACTGAGGACTTGTAGGGGTCCTGCAGGTACGTATGTTTGAGCTTCAGTCACTGCATTGATGAGATTTATCATCCTGCCTGACAAAACGCATCATCTGCATGAATGTACATCTACATTCATGCGACTGCTAATTTTGTTTGCAGGTATGGGCGGAGCTGCCATCGCACCACCTACTTCCCTTGTTGAAAAGGACAAGGAACGTATGTATATCCAGATTAGTAGAATTAACATTTACATTCTCTTAATCCTGGCAAATGCATTAATTCCTACTTGATCTTTTTACAAGCTGTAGACAAAATGCACCATTGTCCTCTCACAAGTACGAAAAttattggcttcagtggaaccAGTGCAGGTCCTATGGGAGGGGACTGCTGGGAGACCCTGCAGGAAATGCATGCGCTTCAGAGTTGTTCTTCACAGGGGTTCTTTGCATTGCCGGAGAAGAGCTTGGCTGGCAGACCCATGATGATAcacatcacatccactgttttTATTTTACATGTTGTGGGGTGTGCTAGCAATAGATTTCTACAGGTAGACCTTTAGCTGCAGAGCTGTCCCACTCTAGATTGTGGGCTATTTTTCTTCCCCCACATTGCAGAGTACCCTTCTGCATAGTTTTTTTTCAATGGGCTGCATATAAAGAGAGAATGTTACCTCTTGTAAAGTGAAAGCTTGATATGGTTTGCAGTTTCTCAGTAAGTTTAGATGGAAAGACAGGGTTGTATTATGCATTCTGCCACTGGGTGGCATAACTGCACTAGGAGAGCCGAAAATACTCCCAACAATTCTgggccattttgttttgttgctttCGTTTTTAATTTAAGATCACTAGCATCTTGTTACGTGGATTACTGTAAATATGAGTGTATTTGAGAACTCTGTACACGTCAAGAACTCTTTCCTTTCGGAATTCCTGAACTGATTTATAACAACTTAAacaaataaatatgtaaaatttGGTTAAATTAGGTGTGGATACATGTATTTGAAGTGTGTAAACATtagacagagaagagctgtttAAGCCATATCATTGAGAGGAATTGAATACAATCAAGGAAAGGCAAATATAGGCAGGCAATCAGAAAAAATAACCTAAGGGTAAAAGCTAGTAAACTGTGAAATGGTCTTATAAGAGAACCTACTGTAAGCCATATTACTTATGACACATAAGTAGATTGGACAAGCCATGGAAAATGATGCTGTAGCAAATGATCTTGTACTTGTATAGCAGATAGACTTGTCCTTTCTCGTTTTCTAGGATTTCCACAAAATGTAAGTCTGGTCGACTTTTTGCCAGTTATTTGCCAGGGTACAAGCAGTAAtccctttaaaaagaaatcataGCATAAAGCCTGTACACAAACTATCAAATGCGAAATCCAGTTGTGAACTAAATTTCTTATAATGCCTTCAGTCTGGTTTGTTGCTTTCTTTAGTTTTGCCAGACTCTTATTTTGATTTCTGAGGCTGATGTTCTGTCTTCCACTTATCTGTGATTGTACGTCTGACAGGGAAAGCTGTTGTTTTAAAAGCTGTCAGTAACAGCAGATGAGTATTTTACCGAATGTTTCTGAAACAGCATCATCCATTGCATGGGGGTATAGGTTTCAGTTGCCAAATTGTATATTCCTAATTCTGTTTCTGATGAAAGAGCGTTTAAGTTTGGTTCTCCTCTCAGAAGACTCACTAAGAGGAAATGACCGCTTCAGACTTCTGTTCTCCAATATGCAGACTAGTAAAAGACTGATAAGGAGAGATTTTGGAGCCATCGCTATGCATGGAAACAAACTCAGTGTTGTATACCATACAAATAATCTTCCAAATATTTCAGAGTTTAAATCCAGTTACTAATAATGGAGGCAGATGATGTAAGCAGTGTGGGTTAGGCAGACGCGTGGTCTGAGTTTTGTTTGCACAAAGACTACTTTGTCTTACTCTGGAAGTGTAAGAGGCCTTAAAGGAGATGCAAAATACAATTTGCATGTGAAGAGGCCTTGGCATAAATAGGAGTTAGGTCCAAGCTATATTCATGGGAGATCTGAGAGTAGGCAGAGTTGAATATATAGTTCATCCAAATGAATTTTGACTAAACAGCAGATGCCTTATTTCTTCCAGCTGTAACATCATTTCCATTTGAAGAGGAGGCAAGACCTCGTGCTCCGTCTGCTAAAGCAGCTATCCCTCCTCCAGTGTATGATGAGCCAGAAAGACCTCGGTCCCCAACAGGACCTAGTAATTCTTTCCTTGCTAACATGGGGTAAATATGTTTAATAGTTTATGAGAAATAGCTCACAGGATGTTGAGGGGAGATGGCAAAGTTTAAATGCTTATCAGCACAGAGAAGAATGCAGTCATTGCATGCATGACTTTAAGGTATATATGTGTAGTTCCTCCCAGCAGGTAATAAAgtatacaggcagacaaggttctttgtgtgaatctgatatcttttattagaccaacttaaaaagttggaaaaaattattaagcaagctttcgggttcaaaaacccttcattgggctaaggaagtttcagcagttggtgtgcgctcttcgtagatggaatgaaaagtaaagaagccaggggctgggctggcatgcaTACAAGACATCccagcctggcttctttacttttcattccatctaggaagagcacacaccaactgctgaaacttccttagcttgatgaagtgtttttgaacctgaaagcttgcttaataatttttttccaactatttaagttggtctaataaaagatatcagattcacccaaagaaccttgtctgcctatgtctttagaccaacatggctagaACCTACGCCCCTGTAACGTAAAGTATACAGTGCATTTGTTTGAATTGGGCAACTTAATATGAGGAAGAATGGTAACTTTCACAGCAAGCCTAAGGGAGGGCAAAAAAGCCCatcagaaaaaatgttttatgaCCTGGAAAAGCCAAGAGGTTTTTGAGACCGTTACATGTATATCAAGAATATCTGGAGTTGTTGCTAATTAACATTGACATAGTAAATATCCTACCTCAGGGCTTAAGCCAGTCTCCAACTGGTAGTGATCAGGAGGCAAGTGAATGTGAGAAACCTTGTACCACATCTGTCTGCTTAGGAGTTTTGCACAGTCCCCTGAAGCTACTGGTATTAGCCATTATCTGAGCCAGGATATTAACCTAGGCATCCCTTGAATCTTATCCAGGCTGCCAGTTTCTATGGCATTAAAGTCCAGCTGTATCTAACATAATGTAAGCAATTGTGTTGCTGTATttccctgaatccaagatgactttgaatttaagatgaccccccaataattagattctatatatagaaaacttattatttagattctatacatggaaaattataacaaattattggggaggtcatcttaaatatacccctcttcctcccagcccctaCATTGCTACAgtaggggggcaggtggctggggacCACTTTTCCCCCCGGCAGCCTGCCCTCTGCTGACAGTGCCTGTGCCCTTCCTGCAGCCTCTGTCTTCTGTGCAGCCTCTGCCTGATGGTGGACCAGAGGGCTAGAGGAGAGGGCAGAAAGCTGCtagagggagagatggagggagggcaggcaggcaggcagctgctgcaggtttgattctggccccaacccagctctgggccagtcagctgctgctgccacgtacccttttcccctccctccccgcccccagcttgtatttgaatttaagatgagagGCTTTGTTCCCTGTGTTGGTGGGGGGGAATAGATGAATTCATCTTGCATTTGAATAAATGTGGTATCCAACTTGTCTGTACCTATTTCCCTGTACTGTGTGGCCAGTGTTTGTAAAATGCAGTGATATAGATAGATGGTGACCTTTTCTAAATATTCAGGCTGCATTTAACAAGCTTTTAGGAGTtagaatattttatatattcttaAATATCACGGTACTACTAAGCTAAGATGTGGATTGTATCATTCTTTTGTGCCAGCTCCCTGACAGCAAGTGTGAGTGCCATCTGTGCGCAACACTGGGTGTTGAAATGCAGCGTCTGAAGCTTACTTAATGCTTTGGTCTATGTTGATTTCCTTTAGCGCTCCTGCAAAGTGAGTTGAGAATGTTGTTTCAAAAATCAAATGAGTGCTTACaaatctttcctttttctctctgcagaGGCACAGTAGCGCACAAAATCATGCAAAAGTACGGTTTCAGAGAGGGCCAAGGGCTGGGGAAGCATGAACAAGGGCTAAGCACTGCGCTGTCAGTAGAGAAAACAAGCAAGAGGGGCGGCAAGATCATTATCGGTGAAGTTACAGATAAAGGTAACTCAGTTCCATTTcacaggaaaggggaggggaataCAACAAAGGGAAGAGGAATTTTAATCATTAGACTCGGAGTTATCTCTTGTTTCTGTTTTATGCCATTCCCTCAAATGTGGGCTGCCTGTCAGAAATCGCTTGGCAACGTTTACTTTTGTAGAAATGAAAGAATCTAATTTTTAACAACCACACTGGTTCCTGATGATCTAATTATTTTCAGCTCTTTATTCTCTTCTCCATTGCTGCCCTCTGTTCATTCTTTACCCTCTCCTCAGTTCACTGAGGGCTTTTCCTGTTTCTTCTTGCCATTTTACCCCCTGTTTAAAATATCCTCCCTGGACATGCTGGCTTTTTCTCAGTAGGTTATACCATGGGTATAGTTTCTATTTCTCTACTGCTCCCCACCATAGTCAGGtttggggggaagaggaagggaatgaATAGGGCCAAGGACATTTTCCATCTGACTGTAGTATATGTAATATTGGCTTATTGCAGAGTCTGTATTTCAGCTTTAGTTTTGTGCCATTGCAGCAATCTGGATTGCTTGTTAAAACACAGCCAGCAGTTGCAGCAGTTCCAAATTGCAGTGCTGTGACTTAGTTCAGTGAAAGGCTGTTACGTGGCCTTTGATATTTGAGAGACTCCATGTGGTTGTTCATAGCTTAAGTATAGACGTGTAGAACGAGTCCAATATAGGACTCCCAAATGAAAAGATGTTTTAAAACTGCATGCTGTGACttacctccctctctctctctctctctctctctgttagaCGTGGGGAAGAAATCTGATTCAAATCCATTAACAGAGATACTGAAGTGTCCAACTAAAGTGGTTTTACTAAGGGTGAGTTGAGGGATGTGTAACTTCGTATCTTCACACCTACGGTTTCTAGGACTATGTTAAGACATAAATCTTTCTCCTGCTATGGTGGGCCAGTGCACTGTAAACAGATCACGGCCTCACCTAGGGCAGTACTGTGATTCTTTATTTGCTTTGGAATGTATCCAGTAGTTGCTTTAATCCTATGATTTGTGAGTCTTGGTGTATGGGTAGAAGAGAGAATTTCTTAGGGGCTTATTTCCAGTTTTGAAATACCTCAGAAGCATAAGGCTTTGTTCAAAATTCATTTCCTTAGAGTAGAATATATTGTAGCACAGCTTGCCCGTGCTGTATTAGTCTGTATTTTGGTTAATGTGACTGGCTCTATAAAAGAAATAACCAAGGATAGCGTTTTAGTGCCAGGTCACCGTATAATACTGTTTTGATGCTAGAATTGTGACTTATGCCTTATTATGCTGATGCTTACAGTTCATTCATGGTTTCAGTAAAATACTCTTTTCATGGAAGTGTGCCTAACAGTTCAAGATTCATCTGTTGAACTGCCTTTTCTTCCTTTACTTGCAGAATatggtgggggcaggagaggtTGATGAAGATCTAGAAGTTGAAACAAAGGAAGAATGTGAAAAATATGGGAAAGTTGGGAAGTGTGTCATCTTTGAGGTAAGAAATAATTTGCAGTCTCCTTCACCACATATCTGAAAGATTTTTAACCTTTTAGGAACTAGCCGGA
Coding sequences:
- the RBM17 gene encoding splicing factor 45 isoform X1; amino-acid sequence: MSLYDDLGVETSDSKTEGWSKNFKLLQSQLQVKKAALTQAKVQSQRTKQTTVLAPVIDLKRGSSSDERQIVDTPPHVAPGLKDPVPSGFSAGDVLIPLADEYDPMFPNDYEKVVKRQREERQRQRELERQKEIEEREKRRKDRHEASGFSRRPDPDSDEDEDYERERRKRSMGGAAIAPPTSLVEKDKEPVTSFPFEEEARPRAPSAKAAIPPPVYDEPERPRSPTGPSNSFLANMGGTVAHKIMQKYGFREGQGLGKHEQGLSTALSVEKTSKRGGKIIIGEVTDKDVGKKSDSNPLTEILKCPTKVVLLRNMVGAGEVDEDLEVETKEECEKYGKVGKCVIFEIPGAADDEAVRIFLEFERVESAIKAVVDLNGRYFGGRVVKACFYNLDKFRVLDLAEQV
- the RBM17 gene encoding splicing factor 45 isoform X2; translation: MSLYDDLGVETSDSKTEGWSKNFKLLQSQLQVKKAALTQAKSQRTKQTTVLAPVIDLKRGSSSDERQIVDTPPHVAPGLKDPVPSGFSAGDVLIPLADEYDPMFPNDYEKVVKRQREERQRQRELERQKEIEEREKRRKDRHEASGFSRRPDPDSDEDEDYERERRKRSMGGAAIAPPTSLVEKDKEPVTSFPFEEEARPRAPSAKAAIPPPVYDEPERPRSPTGPSNSFLANMGGTVAHKIMQKYGFREGQGLGKHEQGLSTALSVEKTSKRGGKIIIGEVTDKDVGKKSDSNPLTEILKCPTKVVLLRNMVGAGEVDEDLEVETKEECEKYGKVGKCVIFEIPGAADDEAVRIFLEFERVESAIKAVVDLNGRYFGGRVVKACFYNLDKFRVLDLAEQV